AAAACTCCCGCTTCAAAGTTTGTAATAGCACAAGCTTTTTTGATTTCAGCAACTGATTTAATCATTTCAGGATTTGTTTTTCTTCTTGTAATCTTGAAATTTTCTGTTGCTCTTTGAGTGTGAATTCCATAATAAGCATTTTCTGGAATTAAGCTTTCTCCAATACAATCGTGTTCAACTCTGTATCCTTGTTTTGCTTCCATAGTATCTTCTTACTCTCCTTTATATAAATTATATTTTAAACCATTTTTTTAGGGTCAACAATTTCATCGAATTCTGACTCTGTTAAATAACCGAAATGTAAAACTGCTTTTTTTAATGTTGTATTTTCCTTAAAAGCATATTTTGCACATTGACTAGCCTTATCATATCCAATATATGGATTAAGTGAAGTTACTAGCATTAAAGATTCATTCAAATATTTATTTACAACTTCTTTATTTACTTTTATTCCTCTTACACAGTTCTTAACAAAAGATTCCATTGCATCTGAAAGTAAATTTACAGATTCAACAAAACTGTGAATAATAATAGGCATATATACATTAAGCTCAAAATTTCCTTGAGATGCACAAAAACTTATTGTAGTATCATTTCCTAAAACTCTTGCGCAAACCATTGTCAAGGCTTCTATTTGAGTAGGATTTACCTTACCAGGCATAATTGAACTTCCAGGTTCATTTGCAGGAATTTCAATTTCTGAAAAACCGCAACGTGGTCCACAAGCTAAAAATCTTATATCATTTCCAATCTTGATTAAATCCATCGCAAGTGCTTTGATAGCTCCATGAGAAACTACAACAGCATCTTTCATTGTCAATGAATGGAAGAAATTTTCAGCAGGTTTGAAGTCCTTGCCTGTAATTTTTGAAACATATTTTGCAACAATGTTTTTAAAGTTTTCTTTGGTATTAATTCCTGTACCAACCGCAGTTGCTCCAAGTGAAATTTCTAAAAGACCTTTTCTAGTAAATTCAATATATTCAAGACATTTTTCAATAGAATTTCTATAACCACTAAACTCTTGAGAAATCTTAATAGGTACAGCATCTTGTAGATGAGTTCTACCAATTTTGATAATATTGCTATTTGCATCTTCAAAAGCTTTGAAAGCTGAAATCAAAGTTTTCATTGACGGAATAAGCTTTCTGTCAATAACATCTAAACAAGCAATATGTAAAGCTGTTGGAAAAGTATCGTTTGAACTTTGAGATTTGTTTACATCATCATTTGGGTGAATTAAAGTTTTACCCACCTTTTGATTTGCATAATTTGCAATTACTTCGTTCAAATTCATATTAGTTTGAGTACCGCTTCCTGTTTGAAAAACTACAAGTGGAAAATGTTCATCAAGATTTCCACTATAAATTTCTTGAACAGCATTTTCTATTGCAGAAAATTTTTCCTTGTTTAAATCCCCAAGCTCATAATTAGCCATAGCACAAGCATACTTAACAGTAGCCATCGCTCTTATAACTTCGGTTGGCATTTTGTAATTTCCAATTTTGAAATTTTCAAAACTTCTCTGTGTAGTAGCTCCCCAAAGCTTATCACTTTCTACCTTTATTTCTCCAATAGAGTCTTTGTAAATCTTATAACTCATTAGAACCCTCCTATATTTAATCAATTTTTATCTTTTGAAAATAAAGTTAATTTATTTTTATTAAATATTTATTAAAAATGGACAAAAAAAATTAATCCTTTTAATTAAAATTAGTTTTTTAAAAATATATAATTTTAAAACCTATTTCATCATACTTCTCCCTAAACTTTCTATCCTAACTGAAAAGTATGATATATCATAATCTTCTTTTTGATTATTTTTTTTGAAGATTATGATGAAATTAATATGTCTTTACGCCTTGTGGTAAAGACAATTATACCATAATTCCCTTTTGATTATTTTTTTATGGTAATTATGGTGAAATTAATAGTCTTTACAAAAAGTTTTCTTCACTATTATATTAATTATATCATAATCTTCTTTTTAATTATTTTTTAATGAAGATTATGATGAAATTAATATAGTTTTACCATCAGGCGTAAAACTATATTAATTATAACACAAAAAAAACAAAATGTTTAACATTTTGTTCATTTTTTGTTAGTTATTTATTAAATAACAATTTATTGTTATAGTTTACAACTGCTTCATATTCATATACTCAAATTAATTTACAATTATTGATACTTATTTATTTCAGAAATACTATTGCTTGTAGAAAAGCAAAACTATGAGATTTTCACAGACGATTGTACTCAAATCAAAGATTTGAACAATCTTTGCGTCAGACCTACTTTTGTTTACAAGTAAACAAAGTTAGGGCTAGATTCATTTCGCTTCGCTACAGTCGAAATGACGCATAAGAGAAATTCCTTAGTTTAAGGGCTAGACGTTAATAGTAAATTAACTTCAAAAATTATTTATGATTTATAAATATTCTATATTTTAAAAAACTTTTATTATAATTAATAAGCAGTCTTATAACCAAAATTGAATACAAGACAAAAGCAATTATAAAACGAATTTATAATTGCTTTTAATATTCTAAAATTTCCATTGCCTTTAAATATTTATTTCTTCTATTAATATCTTTTTCTGTTATAGTTTTTAATCTTTTTAAGTTTGAATTATGCCTTAAATCTGACAATTTTACAGCCAAAGCTATTTTATTGGTCTTTACTCTATTTATATAGTCAAAATACTCCTCGTCAGCATTATGTGTTAAAAGTAAAATGGCTTCCATTTGCTCTTTATCTAAAAATTTAAAATCCTCTATACTATACAATTCACTATCTTCAAGTACATCATGTAATAAAGCTACAGTTTTTGCTCTAACTCCATTAACTCCCAATGCAACATTTATCGGATGAAAAATATAACATCTACCCGCTTTATCTTTCTGTCTGATATGTGCTCTTAACATAATAACAAATGCTTTAAATAATTTAAACATAATTCCTCCTTTATAAAAAACAATACAATATTTCTATACCCTTTTTAAAGTCATAAGCATAAATATTAAATCTTATTTATTTAAGAAATACTATTAATAATAAATAAAAGAATTAGTCAATCTTTATGACATACCTGCTTTTGACTGTTTAGTTTATTCTATGGTATAATGAATTTATAATTTTTTAGGAGGAAATAATGAAAAAAAATATAACAATTTTATTAGTTGGTTTATCTTTAGTGGTTGTTTTTGGAATCTACTATTATTCAAGTAAAAAAGATTCTTCATCAAAAAAACAAGATACAAAGGTAACAACCGAACAAAATACTCAAAAAAAGAAAGAAACAGAAAAACAGATAGATAATTATAAAAAAGAGAAGGATGAAAAAAGAGAAAAGCAAAAAATAGAAGATGAAAGAATTGAGAAAGAAAATAGAGAGGCTGTAAAAAAAGCAACTGCAAATGGAAATATTCCTCAAGAGTACAAAGAAGCTCTAAAAAAAGCTCAACATTACTCTCATTATATGTATAGATCTAAAAAATGGATATATTATCAACTTAGTTCTACAAATAAAGACGAATTAGTCAATGGAGATGGCTTTAGCAAAGAAGCAGCACAATATGCGGTTGATAATTTAAATGTTGATTTTAAAGAACAAGCTGTAAAAAAAATTGATGGATATAAGAATTTTGATTTGAAGCAGATTAGAGATTTTATGATTGATGTTGAACTATTTAGTGAAGAAGAAACGGAGTACGCAATTAAACATTTAAAAAAATAATTTAGATAAAAAAAAGCAATAGAACTATTACCTTGATAGAGTGAATTATCACTCTATTTTTTATTATAATTTTGTATGCTACTTGTATGCTACTAGTAAGTTTTTATACATTTTTTAGCTTTTTAAAATAATTTAAGCAATAAGAACCCCACCCTTCCACGATGCTTCGCATCGGGTGGGTGCCCGGGAACCTTGTTATTTAACAATAATAAAAAAAGTGTTGGAAAATACGTATTTTCCAACACTCCAAATTTTTTTGTCTTATCTCTTTGAGAATTGTGGGCTTCTTCTTGCCTTTTTAAGACCATATTTCTTTCTTTCTTTCTTACGAGGGTCTCTTGTTAAGAAACCAGCTCTTTTTAATACAGGTCTTAATTCAGCAGAAACTTCCAATAATGCTCTTGCAATACCATGTCTGATTGCTCCAGCTTGTCCTGTAAATCCGCCACCTTTAACATTTACATAAACGTCGAATTTACCAAGACTTTCTGTTATTTCTAAAGGTGCTTTTGCAGTAACCTTTAAAGTATCATAATCAAAATATTCATCTATATCTTTTTTATTAATAACAAATTTTCCATTTCCAGGTGTTAAGAAAACTCTAGCTACTGAAGTTTTTCTTCTTCCTGTTCCTATATATTGAGTTGCCATATATGTTAATCTCCTTTCTATTCCTATTCACTTAATGTTAAAACTTCAGGTTGTTGTGCTTCGTGATTGTGTTCAGGACCTGCATAAACCTTTAATTTCTTGAACATTTGTCTTCCTAAAGTATTCTTTGGAAGCATTCCCTTAACAGCTAATTCAATAACTTTTTCAGGTTTAGTTTGTAACATTTTTTCATAAGAAATAGCTTTTAAACCATTTGAATATCCAGTATAGTATCTATGTTCTTTTTGTTGTAATTTCTTACCAGTTAATTTAACTTTTTCAGCATTAACAACAATAACATAATCTCCCATATCGAATGATGGTTGGAATCTAACATTTTTCTTTCCTCTTAAGATTGAAGCAACTTCAGTTGCAAGTCTACCTAAAACAACGTCTTTTGCATCAACTACATACCATTTACGATTTACATCGCAAGGTTTTGCTACGTAACTTTTCATTTCATTCCTCCTTAATTCTTTTTACAATATTGGGTTATTTAGACATCGCTACCCAGCGATTTTGTAGGCGAGGACTTATTAATCGCAACCTCGACTGCTATGCGATCGATATTGTAAAAAGACAAGGCTTTTTAAATATCATGTATCCAAAAGTGATACTTGAACATTATATCATAAATATATACTAATTGCAATACTTTTAAAGATTTTTTTATAATTCTTTTAAAACTTTTGATGTTAAATCTGGATAATTTCCAATTAGAGCATCTACTCCCATTTCAACTAGATACTTCATTGCTTTTTCATCATTTACTGTCCAAGTATTTATTTCAAGACCCATCTTTTTAAATTCTTCTACCCAAGATGGCTTTTGTAAAAGCATATAATATCCCGGATGAACAGCTTCGTGCTTAATACCTCTCATATATTCAACTGTATTCATCATTGGACTTTCAAAGAGAAGTCCTGTCTTAAAAGTAGGATCAATTTGTTTGCAAAGTTCCATTGACTCATGATTAAATGAGGATAAAATTACATCATCCTTAAGTCCAAACTCTTTTACCATTTTAATAACAGCCTCTTCAAGTCCATAGTAAAAAACATAGTTATTTTTAAGCTCTAAATTTACAAAAAGTTTATTATCCTTTACAATTTGTAAAAGCTCATCTAAAAATATAATTTTTTCTCCTAAAAACTCGCTTCCTTTATGTGAGCCAAATTCCATTTGCAAAAGCTCTTTTGAAGTCAAGTCCTTTATAAAACCACTTCCGTTTGAACAAGTTCTGTCAACAGTATCGTCGTGAATTATTACAAGTTTTTTATCCTTTGTCATATGGACATCAGTTTCAAAACCGTCACAATCAGAATGTTCAATAGCCTTTAAAAAGGCAATTTTTGTATTTTCAGGATATTTTCCGGAAAATCCCCTATGGGCTAAATTTAATATTTTTTTCATAATATCTCCTTAATTTCTACTTAAAATATATTTAAGTATATCACTTTTAAAAAATTTACTCAATAAGATTTTATGTTTAATGGATTACCAAAGGGGTAAAAGATTAAAGTATATAAATACAAAATATTTTTATTCGCTAGGGGTGCTACTAAGCTGAGAAATACCCTTTGTACCTGATTCAGTTAATACTGACGTAGGGAAGTTGAATAGTCTTTTTTTGTGGACTTTCTAGTGAATATCTTAGGAGGTTTTTTTTATGGAAAATTTTGGAAAATTTTTCTCAAGTACTGCTGGAAAAACAACTATTATATTGTTGATTTCCTTTGCTTTTTTATTTTTTGTCTTTTATTTTAGGAGAGATGAAAAAATATTTTCTACAAAAGCACTAACTTACTCTGCTATTTTATTAGCTCTTGGAATTAGTGCAAATCAAATAAAGTTTTTAAGCCTACCACAAGGTGGAAGTATTACTTTATTTTCAATGATTTTTATTGTTTTCATTGGTTATATGTTCGGACTTCGAGTAGGACTTATAGCAGGTATAACTTTTGGACTTTTAAATTTATTGATTAAGCCTGAAGTTTATACCCCATTTCAAGCAATTATCGACTATATCCTAGCATTTGGTTCTCTTGGACTTAGCGGATTGTTTGCAACTAAAAAAGATAAATTAATACCTGCTTACCTTATTTCAATTACAGGAAGATTTATCTTTGCAACATTATCAGGTTATGTATTTTTCGGAGCCTACGCACCAGAAGGTTGGAACCCACTATTTTATTCAATCTGGTATAATATTTCATATATCGGAACTGAAGGTGCTTTAACAGTCGCATTACTTTTAATACCACTAGTAAGAAATACTTTAGAAAAATTAAAATCAAGTAATTTTAAAACAAATTAATTTTTAGGGATAAGAACCCCACCCTTCCACGATGCTTTGCATCGGGTGGGTGCCCGGGAACCTTGTTACTTCGTAATAAAAAAGGCTAGTTGATGCTAGCCTTTTTCTATTTTATTAATATTTTTTTCTTATATCAACTATTTTAATAATAAAATAATTATTTTTAAAAATTATCTAATCCAAGCTCCAGAATTATCAAAAGTATAATCTACATTTCTTATTCTAAGCGTTTTGCCTTGAGCGATATATCCTCCTTTTTGAGCATAATACCACTTACCACCAACAAAAATCCATTCATTTTCTACAATATATCCGTTAGATTTAGCATAGAACCAGTTTCCGCCTTCATATACCCATTGATTTTCAGCAATGTATCCACCTGACTTAGCGTAGAACCAATTTCCACCTACGTATACCCATTCTTTTTCTGCTATGCTTCCATTAGATTTAGCATAAAACCAGCTTCCGTCTTTATATACCCATTCACTTTTTGACATTGAACCAGTTGCTTCTAGATAGTACCATTTTTCATTGTCTTTAACCCAGCTATCAGCAATCATATAACCATCTTTGTCAAATAAATACCATTCATTATTTATGAATTTCCAGCTGTCTTTAACTTTATACTTTCCATCGGCTGATTGATAACTCCATTTTCCATTATCATTTTGAACCCATTTATAAGCTTGTGGATCTGGTTGTTCTTGATTGTCTTCTACAAATTTCCATTCACCTTGTAATCTTAAATCTTCATTTTCAACTATTGCTTCATTTTCTATAGGTTCAACTTGATTATTTTTTGGAACCTTCCAAGTTATAAACTTCCAAGTTCCTCCTTCTACTTTTACATCATCAAATTTTGGAAGAGTTATTTTTGTACCATTTGGAACGTCATCTTTATTTGCAGGTTTTTTATTTTTAACTGCTTCTGGTAAATCTCTATCGTCAGGGACTGCAATAAATCTATATACTACCTTAAATTTATTTACTTGACCCTCTTTTTCAAACTCCCAAACTCCTTGTAATTTGATATCTTCGTTTACAATTTGAACTTCATTATTTACTACTGTTTTAGTTCCGTCTGAATTAACTTTTTCCCATCTTTTGAATTTCCAAATTCCACCATCAGCCTTTACTTCTTTAAAATCAGTTTTAAGTTTATATTTAAAACCTTTTGGTGCGTCAATGGCTGATTGTGGAATTTGGTTTTCTACTCCATCTGGTAATTTTTTACCTGCTGTCCCTGATACAAATGTAGGTATTACATCATATTTTTTCTCAGCCTCTCTCCGATTAATAAAATTTGTACCAACATTATGAGCTTTTTCACTCTTTTCTTGCTCTGCAAAACTTACGTTCGGCAATACTGCAACTAACATTGTAAGAATAAGAATTTTTGAACTTATCTTCTTCAT
Above is a genomic segment from Parvimonas micra containing:
- the fumC gene encoding class II fumarate hydratase — its product is MSYKIYKDSIGEIKVESDKLWGATTQRSFENFKIGNYKMPTEVIRAMATVKYACAMANYELGDLNKEKFSAIENAVQEIYSGNLDEHFPLVVFQTGSGTQTNMNLNEVIANYANQKVGKTLIHPNDDVNKSQSSNDTFPTALHIACLDVIDRKLIPSMKTLISAFKAFEDANSNIIKIGRTHLQDAVPIKISQEFSGYRNSIEKCLEYIEFTRKGLLEISLGATAVGTGINTKENFKNIVAKYVSKITGKDFKPAENFFHSLTMKDAVVVSHGAIKALAMDLIKIGNDIRFLACGPRCGFSEIEIPANEPGSSIMPGKVNPTQIEALTMVCARVLGNDTTISFCASQGNFELNVYMPIIIHSFVESVNLLSDAMESFVKNCVRGIKVNKEVVNKYLNESLMLVTSLNPYIGYDKASQCAKYAFKENTTLKKAVLHFGYLTESEFDEIVDPKKMV
- a CDS encoding Ltp family lipoprotein; its protein translation is MKKNITILLVGLSLVVVFGIYYYSSKKDSSSKKQDTKVTTEQNTQKKKETEKQIDNYKKEKDEKREKQKIEDERIEKENREAVKKATANGNIPQEYKEALKKAQHYSHYMYRSKKWIYYQLSSTNKDELVNGDGFSKEAAQYAVDNLNVDFKEQAVKKIDGYKNFDLKQIRDFMIDVELFSEEETEYAIKHLKK
- the rpsI gene encoding 30S ribosomal protein S9: MATQYIGTGRRKTSVARVFLTPGNGKFVINKKDIDEYFDYDTLKVTAKAPLEITESLGKFDVYVNVKGGGFTGQAGAIRHGIARALLEVSAELRPVLKRAGFLTRDPRKKERKKYGLKKARRSPQFSKR
- the rplM gene encoding 50S ribosomal protein L13, with product MKSYVAKPCDVNRKWYVVDAKDVVLGRLATEVASILRGKKNVRFQPSFDMGDYVIVVNAEKVKLTGKKLQQKEHRYYTGYSNGLKAISYEKMLQTKPEKVIELAVKGMLPKNTLGRQMFKKLKVYAGPEHNHEAQQPEVLTLSE
- a CDS encoding glycerophosphodiester phosphodiesterase, producing MKKILNLAHRGFSGKYPENTKIAFLKAIEHSDCDGFETDVHMTKDKKLVIIHDDTVDRTCSNGSGFIKDLTSKELLQMEFGSHKGSEFLGEKIIFLDELLQIVKDNKLFVNLELKNNYVFYYGLEEAVIKMVKEFGLKDDVILSSFNHESMELCKQIDPTFKTGLLFESPMMNTVEYMRGIKHEAVHPGYYMLLQKPSWVEEFKKMGLEINTWTVNDEKAMKYLVEMGVDALIGNYPDLTSKVLKEL
- a CDS encoding energy-coupled thiamine transporter ThiT yields the protein MENFGKFFSSTAGKTTIILLISFAFLFFVFYFRRDEKIFSTKALTYSAILLALGISANQIKFLSLPQGGSITLFSMIFIVFIGYMFGLRVGLIAGITFGLLNLLIKPEVYTPFQAIIDYILAFGSLGLSGLFATKKDKLIPAYLISITGRFIFATLSGYVFFGAYAPEGWNPLFYSIWYNISYIGTEGALTVALLLIPLVRNTLEKLKSSNFKTN
- a CDS encoding SHIRT domain-containing protein; translation: MKKISSKILILTMLVAVLPNVSFAEQEKSEKAHNVGTNFINRREAEKKYDVIPTFVSGTAGKKLPDGVENQIPQSAIDAPKGFKYKLKTDFKEVKADGGIWKFKRWEKVNSDGTKTVVNNEVQIVNEDIKLQGVWEFEKEGQVNKFKVVYRFIAVPDDRDLPEAVKNKKPANKDDVPNGTKITLPKFDDVKVEGGTWKFITWKVPKNNQVEPIENEAIVENEDLRLQGEWKFVEDNQEQPDPQAYKWVQNDNGKWSYQSADGKYKVKDSWKFINNEWYLFDKDGYMIADSWVKDNEKWYYLEATGSMSKSEWVYKDGSWFYAKSNGSIAEKEWVYVGGNWFYAKSGGYIAENQWVYEGGNWFYAKSNGYIVENEWIFVGGKWYYAQKGGYIAQGKTLRIRNVDYTFDNSGAWIR